A DNA window from Brassica napus cultivar Da-Ae chromosome C1, Da-Ae, whole genome shotgun sequence contains the following coding sequences:
- the LOC106351110 gene encoding thioredoxin-like protein CITRX, chloroplastic, which yields MALVQSVTLSRLNVPLSPILSTLHAPSSIRRPPFSSSTAGNLSFSPLTHQRKLLCPPPRGKFVREDYLVKKLSAEELQELVKGERKVPVIVDFYATWCGPCILMAQELEMLAVEYESNAMIVKVDTDDEYEFARDMQVRGLPTLLFISPDPSKDAIRTEGLIPIQMMRDIIDNDM from the exons ATGGCTCTTGTTCAATCCGTAACTCTTTCTCGCCTCAACGTCCCCTTATCGCCGATTCTATCCACACTCCATGCTCCGTCGTCAATCCGTCGACCGCCGTTCTCATCCTCCACCGCCGGGAACTTGTCCTTCTCGCCGTTGACGCATCAGCGGAAGCTTCTGTGCCCTCCACCTCGCGGCAAGTTTGTTAGAGAAGATTATCTTGTG AAGAAATTATCAGCTGAAGAACTTCAAGAGCTGGTGAAAGGAGAGAGGAAGGTGCCGGTCATTGTTGATTTTTACGCGACATGGTGTGGACCTTGTATCTTGATGGCCCAGGAACTTGAAATG CTTGCAGTAGAGTATGAGAGCAATGCAATGATTGTGAAAGTTGATACAGATGATGAGTACGAGTTTGCACGCGACATGCAG GTTCGGGGCTTACCTACATTGTTATTCATCAGTCCTGACCCAAGCAAAGATGCAATCAGGACAGAAGGGCTAATTCCAATTCAGATGATGCGGGACATCATCGACAACGACATGTGA
- the LOC106351111 gene encoding GATA transcription factor 15-like, whose product MLDHTEKIFDSEAMTTKFTSVDATEDISSSSDGGGGGVNSEKKSCAICGTSKTPLWRGGPTGPKSLCNACGIRNKKKKSTVRSEVKKKKKKQSSKIGDSLKQRLMELGREVMMQRKKKLGEEEQAAVLLMALSYASSVYA is encoded by the exons ATGCTAGATCACACCGAGAAA ATCTTCGATTCAGAAGCCATGACAACCAAGTTCACATCCGTAGATGCAACTGAAGATATCAGCAGCAGCAGtgatggaggaggaggaggagtcaACAGCGAGAAGAAGAGTTGCGCCATTTGCGGTACCAGCAAAACTCCTCTTTGGCGTGGGGGTCCCACCGGTCCCAAG TCGCTATGTAACGCATGCGGGATcaggaacaagaagaagaaaagtacTGTTAGATCGGaagttaagaagaagaagaagaagcagagttCCAAGATTGGTGACTCGTTGAAGCAGAGATTGATGGAGTTGGGGAGAGAAGTTATgatgcagaggaagaagaagctagGCGAGGAAGAGCAAGCTGCTGTGTTACTCATGGCTCTTTCGTATGCTTCTTCTGTTTATGCTTAA
- the LOC106346095 gene encoding protein DEHYDRATION-INDUCED 19 homolog 4-like, whose amino-acid sequence MDSSSWINHPSVISSRRCQSRSDLYIGGGYEDLEGEDESKSEFICPFCADVFDIVGLCCHIDEEHPVEAKNGVCPVCTKRVGLDIVGHITTQHANFFKVQRRRRLRKGGYGSAYLALKKELREANLQSLLGGSSRFTSSTNLDSDPLLSSFMFSSPSTKSATPVVEGTSATKRSLKESLKREIQEAPLSGEDQEKSKKSEFVRGLLLSTMLGDSF is encoded by the exons ATGGATTCCAGTTCATGGATCAATCATCCTTCCGTTATTTCATCGAGACGATGTCAATCCAGATCAG ATTTGTATATAGGTGGAGGATACGAGGATCTCGAAGGAGAAGACGAATCTAAGTCGGAGTTTATCTGCCCGTTTTGCGCAGATGTTTTTGATATTGTAGGGCTATGTTGTCACATTGATGAAGAGCATCCTGTTGAGGCCAAGAACGGG GTCTGTCCTGTATGCACTAAAAGGGTGGGATTAGATATCGTCGGTCATATCACGACGCAACATGCGAACTTCTTTAAG GTGCAGCGAAGGAGAAGGTTGAGAAAAGGTGGATACGGCTCAGCTTATCTCGCTTTGAAAAAAGAGCTACGTGAAGCGAACTTACAGTCTCTTCTCGGTGGATCTTCACGTTTCACTTCTTCAACTAATTTAGATTCTGATCCGTTGCTGTCTTCTTTTATGTTTAGTTCTCCTTCAACCAAATCTGCTACACCTGTTGTAGAAGGAACCTCAGCTACAAAACGCTCGCTAAAGGAATCTCTCAAAAG AGAGATTCAAGAAGCTCCACTTTCAGGTGAAGATCAAGAGAAGTCTAAAAAGAGCGAGTTTGTGCGAGGTTTGTTGTTGTCAACCATGCTTGGAGACAGTTTCTAA
- the LOC106346109 gene encoding pre-mRNA-splicing factor cwf23: protein MGKIRPGPDPKAALISEICSLSRSPISCIHINRSGSCFIDWYLILGVQEDAEVKLIRKRYHKLALKIHPDKNNHPKADIAFKLIHEAYLCLSDETKRRCFNTDRRKNTCLKCSRVSHKTKENRTETKPNRFCQTLRDIRDKFREENKVIERCLKTNGANFMGNLTEETPVFGTPKQNRFKKELPVFNPSDYKLCGYPHVRNRVLDNNLSDWKMFMRSRSTCVHSS, encoded by the exons ATGGGTAAGATCCGACCCGGACCGGATCCAAAAGCGGCATTGATCTCAGAGATTTGTTCCCTGTCGAGATCACCAATCTCTTGCATTCACATCAATCGCTCGGGTTCATGTTTCATCGACTGGTATCTCATTCTCGGT GTCCAGGAAGATGCCGAGGTCAAGCTCATACGTAAACGATATCACAAACTAG CTCTGAAGATTCATCCCGATAAAAACAATCACCCAAAAGCGGATATTGCTTTCAAGCTCATCCACGAG GCTTATTTATGTCTTTCAGACGAAACAAAGAGAAGATGCTTCAACACAGACCGTCGAAAGAATACATGTCTGAAATGCAGCCGAGTCTCACACAAAACCAAAGAGAACCGCACAGAGACTAAACCGAACCGGTTTTGTCAAACCCTCAGGGACATTAGGGATAAGTTCAGAGAAGAGAACAAGGTGATAGAGAGATGTCTAAAGACCAACGGTGCAAATTTCATGGGGAACCTAACCGAGGAAACCCCGGTTTTTGGTACACCGAAACAGAACCGGTTTAAGAAGGAGTTGCCGGTTTTTAATCCATCGGACTACAAGTTATGTGGTTATCCACATGTGAGGAACCGGGTGTTGGATAATAACTTGTCGGATTGGAAGATGTTCATGAGAAGCAGATCCACATGTGTTCACTCTTCATGA
- the LOC125580438 gene encoding uncharacterized protein LOC125580438: protein MMEFSLIGADTVSVFTAKRGIAFGKSLLNRWDLTNHISFAVDAISSSPVRASSYKTIRRIRKKRRTKRVSFGEDGGDFGRFLLEGDFIGGNDGPFGSGGGGGGDDGGGKGWNYGGGGWDESSSWSWSDPAMEFVYEVICWIALSNCVHFAFKRIVRIVTDGEREKLSLTLSPVC, encoded by the coding sequence ATGATGGAGTTCTCTCTGATCGGCGCCGATACAGTCTCAGTTTTCACGGCGAAGCGAGGCATAGCGTTTGGAAAATCTCTTCTCAACCGATGGGATTTGACGAATCACATTTCGTTTGCTGTTGATGCAATCTCCTCTTCACCGGTCAGAGCCAGCTCTTATAAGACAATCAGAAGGATCCGCAAGAAGCGGCGTACGAAGCGCGTTTCCTTCGGCGAAGACGGTGGCGATTTTGGTCGTTTTCTACTAGAAGGCGATTTTATCGGTGGTAACGACGGTCCATTCGGATCTGGCGGTGGAGGCGGTGGCGACGATGGCGGTGGAAAGGGATGGAACTACGGTGGTGGTGGTTGGGATGAGTCTTCGTCGTGGTCTTGGTCGGATCCAGCAATGGAGTTTGTGTATGAAGTGATTTGCTGGATCGCCTTATCGAACTGTGTACATTTCGCGTTCAAGAGGATAGTGAGAATCGTGACTGACGGTGAAAGGGAGAAGTTGAGCCTCACGTTATCTCCGGTGTGCTGA
- the LOC106346096 gene encoding multiple organellar RNA editing factor 3, mitochondrial-like codes for MAHFTVRRKLATVLTNTLSSSTSSCSSFSTLSSRSRFAVSLIDKLSSTRTGLGPCYVTTRPKTSGSGYSPLNDPSPNWSNRPPKETILLDGCDYEHWLIVMEFTDPKPTEDEMISAYVKTLTSVVGSEEEAKKKIYSVCTSTYTGFGALISEELSCKVKGLPGVLWVLPDSYLDVPNKDYGGDLYIEGKVIPRPQYRFTEQRQTRNRSRPRYDRRRETVQVERREPTSQNWNQNQPPPSMGNQAPES; via the exons ATGGCTCATTTCACAGTCCGGCGCAAGTTAGCGACCGTCCTAACCAATACCCTCTCTTCGTCCACTTCCTCTTGCTCTTCATTCTCCACGCTCTCTTCCCGCTCTCGATTCGCCGTGTCTTTAATCGACAAGCTTTCCTCGACCCGAACCGGATTAGGCCCGTGTTACGTAACGACCCGACCCAAGACATCTGGGTCAGGATACTCTCCTCTGAACGATCCTTCCCCGAACTGGAGCAACCGTCCGCCGAAGGAGACGATTCTTCTGGACGGGTGCGATTACGAGCACTGGCTCATCGTCATGGAGTTCACTGATCCCAAACCGACCGAAGATGAGATGATCAGTGCTTATGTCAAAACGTTGACTTCAGTTGTTGGCAG CGAGGAGGAGGCAAAGAAGAAGATTTACTCGGTCTGCACTTCGACGTACACTGGCTTTGGTGCTTTGATCTCTGAAGAGCTTTCTTGCAAAGTCAAAG GGCTGCCTGGTGTTCTCTGGGTCTTACCAGATTCTTATCTTGATGTACCAAACAAAGACTATGGAG GTGACTTGTACATTGAAGGAAAGGTGATACCAAGACCACAGTACAGGTTCACTGAACAGCGCCAAACTAGAAATCGTTCTAGGCCTAGGTACGATAGGCGCCGTGAGACTGTGCAGGTGGAGAGGAGAGAGCCAACATCACAGAACTGGAACCAAAATCAACCCCCACCATCCATGGGTAATCAAGCTCCCGAGAGTTAA
- the LOC106351113 gene encoding probable pectinesterase/pectinesterase inhibitor 23 — protein sequence MTLDGDKKKKCIIAGVVSGLLVIMVVSVAIIASKNSPNENEIRQNTKAVKTVCAPTDYKETCLKSLMDASPKSTEPLALIKLSFNVTIKSIQEGLKKASEDVKHKADKHPEAKDAFELCEKVMNDAIADLKKCVDHKVSVDEIERFIKDLRVWISGSIAFQQTCIDTFEEIKSTLKHDMINIFKRSRQLSSNSLAMVTDLNSNATELTGAFENNARKLLSTEDGVPTWVGPEARRLMGAPGGPPVKANAVVAQDGSGQFKTINDALNAVPKENKVPFVIHIKEGVYKEKVVVTRKMPYVTFIGDGPTKTVISGSLNFGIGKVKTYLTAPLTVEGEHFTAKGIGMENTAGPEGGQAVALRVSGDYAVFFDCQIDGYQDTLYVHSQRQFYRDCTVSGTVDFIFGDSQCILQNCKIVVRKPMAGQSCMVTAQGRSDVREPTGIVVHNCHIVGDPAYIPVRTASKAYLGRPWKEFSRTIVIKTTVDDVIDPAGWLPWSGDFALKTLYYAEHLNVGPGANQAQRVKWPGIKKLTHEQALSYTCDRFLSGNTWIPRTQVPYTAGM from the exons ATGACGCTTGATggtgacaagaagaagaaatgcaTCATAGCGGGTGTTGTCTCGGGTTTGCTAGTCATCATGGTTGTCTCCGTAGCCATCATAGCATCCAAAAACTCACCCAACGAAAACGAGATCAGGCAAAACACTAAAGCGGTTAAAACAGTTTGTGCACCAACCGACTACAAAGAGACTTGCCTCAAAAGCTTAATGGACGCATCTCCCAAATCCACCGAGCCACTCGCCCTCATCAAACTCAGCTTCAACGTCACCATCAAATCCATTCAAGAAGGTCTCAAGAAAGCCTCTGAAGACGTTAAACACAAAGCTGACAAACACCCGGAAGCTAAAGACGCTTTTGAGCTTTGTGAGAAGGTCATGAACGACGCTATTGCTGATCTGAAAAAATGTGTTGACCATAAGGTCTCGGTTGATGAGATTGAAAGGTTTATCAAGGATCTTCGGGTTTGGATAAGTGGCTCCATCGCGTTCCAGCAGACTTGTATTGATACCTTTGAGGAGATTAAATCTACTCTTAAGCACGATATGATCAACATTTTTAAAAGATCAAGACAGCTAAGCAGTAATAGTCTTGCAATGGTTACTGACCTCAACTCCAACGCCACGGAACTAACCGGAGCTTTTGAAAACAACGCTAGAAAGCTTTTATCTACTGAAGATGGTGTCCCAACATGGGTTGGACCAGAGGCGAGGAGGCTCATGGGAGCACCGGGAGGACCACCGGTGAAGGCTAATGCTGTGGTGGCTCAAGACGGAAGTGGTCAGTTCAAGACTATCAACGATGCTCTAAACGCTGTGCCTAAAGAAAACAAAGTGCCGTTCGTCATCCACATCAAAGAAGGTGTATACAAGGAGAAAGTAGTGGTCACTAGGAAGATGCCGTACGTCACTTTTATAGGTGATGGACCAACCAAGACTGTAATCTCCGGCAGCCTTAACTTCGGTATCGGGAAAGTCAAGACGTACCTAACAGCTCCCCTAA CTGTAGAGGGAGAGCACTTCACAGCAAAGGGCATTGGGATGGAGAACACGGCTGGACCAGAAGGAGGACAAGCGGTAGCCTTAAGAGTCTCGGGGGACTACGCCGTGTTCTTCGACTGTCAAATCGACGGTTACCAAGACACCTTATACGTTCACTCTCAACGTCAATTCTACCGTGACTGCACTGTCTCCGGCACCGTGGACTTCATCTTCGGCGACTCGCAATGCATCctccaaaactgcaaaatcgtcGTGCGCAAACCTATGGCAGGCCAGTCGTGTATGGTCACCGCTCAGGGACGCAGCGACGTCCGTGAGCCGACGGGAATAGTGGTCCATAACTGCCATATAGTGGGAGATCCGGCGTATATTCCGGTTAGAACCGCGAGCAAGGCGTATCTAGGAAGACCGTGGAAGGAGTTCTCGAGGACGATCGTCATAAAGACGACCGTCGATGACGTCATCGATCCGGCGGGATGGCTTCCGTGGAGCGGTGACTTCGCGCTCAAGACGTTGTACTATGCCGAGCATTTGAATGTTGGGCCTGGAGCGAATCAGGCCCAAAGAGTTAAATGGCCTGGTATCAAGAAACTGACGCATGAACAGGCTTTGTCGTACACTTGTGATAGATTCTTAAGTGGTAACACGTGGATTCCAAGGACGCAAGTGCCGTACACGGCGGGCATGTAG
- the LOC106351114 gene encoding uncharacterized protein LOC106351114: MSNKSPVFPIPDSQHFSDYGFNYFQVMEEARKHKRETSTKSSIINSLHFKIQKPISKDDPTRSTMHHNKRKKRWWWKKALPFFKWRKWPISTTVAVNEDCRVRNFRAVTGSMSMSSPVYSTESRTGFGMPYRTTTSRPSSGPIAGTLTPARKGDVAVPYLSLREHNMEQQQRISISSSPIYLVT, encoded by the exons ATGTCGAACAAATCCCCTGTTTTCCCCATCCCTGACTCTCAACACTTCAGCGATTATGGCTTTAACTACTTTCAG gTTATGGAAGAAGCGAGAAAGCACAAGAGAGAAACGTCAACGAAGTCATCCATCATCAACAGTCTTCACTTCAAGATCCAGAAACCCATTTCAAAAGATGACCCGACCCGGTCCACAATGCACCACAACAAGAGGAAGAAACGGTGGTGGTGGAAGAAGGCTTTACCCTTTTTCAAATGGCGCAAATGGCCAATCTCCACCACCGTCGCCGTCAACGAAGATTGTCGGGTCAGGAACTTTCGCGCCGTAACCGGTTCGATGTCGATGTCGAGTCCGGTTTACTCAACGGAGAGTCGAACCGGGTTTGGCATGCCGTACCGTACGACGACGAGTAGACCTTCGTCGGGACCTATAGCGGGAACATTGACGCCGGCGAGGAAAGGTGACGTGGCGGTGCCGTATTTGAGTCTACGAGAGCATAATATGGAGCAGCAGCAGAGGATCTCTATCTCTTCTTCTCCCATTTACTTGGTCACGTAA